From a single Cinclus cinclus chromosome 16, bCinCin1.1, whole genome shotgun sequence genomic region:
- the CLCN7 gene encoding H(+)/Cl(-) exchange transporter 7 isoform X2, which produces MANVAKKVSWSGRDRDDDEDGRAGETTPLLNGTGPGAAGSGRQESSPRKHRSLSNVDLNEDIHELETEVPRQRPNEIPHNEKLLSLKYESLDYDNSENQLFLEEERRINHAAFRTVEIKRWVICAMIGILTGLVACFIDIVVENLAGLKYRVVKDNIDKFTAKGGLSFSLLLWATLNASVVMVGSLIVAFIEPVAAGSGIPQIKCYLNGVKIPHVVRLKTLVIKVCGVILSVVGGLAVGKEGPMIHSGSVIAAGISQGRSTSLKRDFKIFEYFRRDTEKRDFVSAGAAAGVSAAFGAPVGGVLFSLEEGASFWNQFLTWRIFFASMISTFTLNSVLSVYHGNAWDLSSPGLINFGRFDSEKMGYTIQEIPIFIFMGVVGGILGALFNALNYWLTMFRIRYIHRPCLQVVEAMLVAAVTATVGFVMIYCSRDCQPIQGSSVAYPLQLFCADGEYNSMATAFFNTPEKSVVNLFHDPPGSYNPMTLGMFTLMYFFLACWTYGLTVSAGVFIPSLLIGAAWGRLFGISLSYLTKGSIWADPGKYALMGAAAQLGGIVRMTLSLTVIMMEATGNVTYGFPIMLVLMTAKIVGDYFVEGLYDMHIQLQSVPFLHWEAPVTSHSLTAREVMSTPVTCLRRIERVGTVVDILSDTSSNHNGFPVVESNPDTTQVAGLRGLILRSQLIVLLKHKVFVERANLNLVQRRLKLKDFRDAYPRFPPIQSIHVSQDERECMIDLSEFMNPSPYTVPQEASLPRVFKLFRALGLRHLVVVDNRNEVVGMVTRKDLARYRLGKEGLEELSLAQT; this is translated from the exons GAGACAGAGGTGCCTCGGCAGCGTCCCAACGAGATCCCCCACAATGAGAAGCTCCTGTCACTCAAGTACGAG AGCTTGGACTATGACAACAGTGAAAACCAGCTATtcctggaggaggagaggaggataAACCATGCG GCTTTCCGGACAGTGGAGATCAAGCGCTGGGTCATCTGCGCCATGATTGGCATCCTCACTGGCCTCGTCGCCTGCTTCATCGACATCGTGGTGGAGAACCTGGCTGGGCTCAAGTACCGTGTGGTGAAGGACA ACATCGACAAGTTCACAGCCAAAGGGGgcctctccttctccctgttACTCTGGGCCACCCTGAATGCCAGTGTGGTGATGGTGGGCTCTCTGATCGTTGCCTTCATAGAG cctgtggcagcTGGCAGTGGCATTCCCCAGATCAAATGTTACCTCAATGGCGTGAAGATTCCACACGTCGTCCGGCTCAAG ACCCTGGTCATCAAAGTCTGCGGGGTCATCCTCTCGGTGGTTGGTGGCCTGGCTGTTGGGAAG GAAGGACCCATGATTCACTCTGGATCTGTGATTGCTGCCGGGATCTCCCAGGGAAGATCCACATCCTTAAAGCGAGACTTCAAG ATCTTCGAGTACTTCCGCAGAGACACAGAAAAGAGGGATTTTGTGTCGGCTGGAGCTGCCGCCGGTGTCTCAGCTGCGTTCGGTGCCCCTGTGG GGGGTGTCCTGTTCAGCTTGGAGGAAGGGGCTTCCTTCTGGAACCAGTTCCTGACGTGGAGAATT TTCTTTGCCTCCATGATCTCCACCTTCACACTGAACTCTGTCCTGAGCGTTTACCATGGCAATGCCTGGGATCTCTCCAGCCCTGGGCTTATCAACTTTGGCAGATTTGATAGTGAG AAAATGGGCTACACAATCCAGGAAATTCCTATCTTCATCTTTATGGGAGTGGTTG GTGGGATCCTCGGAGCCCTGTTCAATGCCCTCAATTACTGGTTGACCATGTTCCGTATCCG GTACATCCATCGGCCCTGCCTCCAGGTGGTTGAGGCCatgctggtggcagcagtgacGGCGACGGTGGGATTTGTCATGATTTACTGCTCAAGAGATTGCCAGCCCATCCAGGGGAGCTCCGTGGCATATCCCCTGCAG cttttctgtgcTGATGGAGAGTATAACTCCATGGCCACTGCCTTCTTCAACACACCCGAGAAGAGCGTCGTCAACCTCTTCCATGACCCTCCAG GTTCCTACAACCCCATGACACTGGGCATGTTCACACTGATGTATTTCTTCCTGGCCTGCTGGACCTATGGCCTGACAGTGTCCGCAGGGGTCTTCATCCCCTCCCTGCTGAttggggctgcctgggggaggCTCTTTGGCATCTCTCTGTCCTACCTGACCAAGGGCTCG ATCTGGGCTGATCCTGGGAAGTACGCCCTGatgggagctgctgcacagctgg GTGGGATAGTGCGGATGACGCTGAGTCTCACAGTCATCATGATGGAGGCAACAGGCAACGTCACCTATGGCTTCCCCATCATGCTGGTGCTGATGACAGCCAAGATTGTGGGAGACTACTTTGTGGAG GGACTGTATGACATGCACATCCAGCTGCAAAGTGTCCCCTTCCTGCACTGGGAAGCCCCAGTGACATCCCACTCTCTTACAGCCAG ggaggtgaTGAGCACTCCCGTCACCTGTCTGCGGAGGATCGAGCGTGTGGGCACGGTGGTGGACATCCTCAGTGACACCTCCTCCAATCACAACGGTTTCCCTGTGGTGGAGAGCAACCCTGACACCACGCAG GTTGCCGGGCTGCGGGGTCTGATCCTGCGTTCCCAGCTCATTGTCCTGCTGAAGCATAAG GTTTTTGTGGAAAGGGCCAACCTGAACCTGGTGCAGCGGCGGCTGAAGCTGAAGGATTTTCGGGATGCTTACCCCCGCTTCCCCCCTATCCAGTCTATTCACGTCTCCCAGGATGAGCGCGAGTGCATGATTGACCTCAGCGAGTTCATGAACCCCTCGCCCTACACCGTGCCCCAG GAGGCGTCTCTGCCACGGGTGTTCAAGCTCTTCCGAGCCCTGGGCCTGCGGCACTTGGTGGTTGTGGACAATCGCAACGAG GTGGTGGGAATGGTGACCCGCAAGGACCTCGCCAGGTACCGGCTGGGGAAggagggcctggaggagctttCGCTGGCACAGACGTGA
- the CLCN7 gene encoding H(+)/Cl(-) exchange transporter 7 isoform X1: MANVAKKVSWSGRDRDDDEDGRAGETTPLLNGTGPGAAGSGRQLTPSPFLRIGQLSNVDLNEDIHELETEVPRQRPNEIPHNEKLLSLKYESLDYDNSENQLFLEEERRINHAAFRTVEIKRWVICAMIGILTGLVACFIDIVVENLAGLKYRVVKDNIDKFTAKGGLSFSLLLWATLNASVVMVGSLIVAFIEPVAAGSGIPQIKCYLNGVKIPHVVRLKTLVIKVCGVILSVVGGLAVGKEGPMIHSGSVIAAGISQGRSTSLKRDFKIFEYFRRDTEKRDFVSAGAAAGVSAAFGAPVGGVLFSLEEGASFWNQFLTWRIFFASMISTFTLNSVLSVYHGNAWDLSSPGLINFGRFDSEKMGYTIQEIPIFIFMGVVGGILGALFNALNYWLTMFRIRYIHRPCLQVVEAMLVAAVTATVGFVMIYCSRDCQPIQGSSVAYPLQLFCADGEYNSMATAFFNTPEKSVVNLFHDPPGSYNPMTLGMFTLMYFFLACWTYGLTVSAGVFIPSLLIGAAWGRLFGISLSYLTKGSIWADPGKYALMGAAAQLGGIVRMTLSLTVIMMEATGNVTYGFPIMLVLMTAKIVGDYFVEGLYDMHIQLQSVPFLHWEAPVTSHSLTAREVMSTPVTCLRRIERVGTVVDILSDTSSNHNGFPVVESNPDTTQVAGLRGLILRSQLIVLLKHKVFVERANLNLVQRRLKLKDFRDAYPRFPPIQSIHVSQDERECMIDLSEFMNPSPYTVPQEASLPRVFKLFRALGLRHLVVVDNRNEVVGMVTRKDLARYRLGKEGLEELSLAQT; the protein is encoded by the exons GAGACAGAGGTGCCTCGGCAGCGTCCCAACGAGATCCCCCACAATGAGAAGCTCCTGTCACTCAAGTACGAG AGCTTGGACTATGACAACAGTGAAAACCAGCTATtcctggaggaggagaggaggataAACCATGCG GCTTTCCGGACAGTGGAGATCAAGCGCTGGGTCATCTGCGCCATGATTGGCATCCTCACTGGCCTCGTCGCCTGCTTCATCGACATCGTGGTGGAGAACCTGGCTGGGCTCAAGTACCGTGTGGTGAAGGACA ACATCGACAAGTTCACAGCCAAAGGGGgcctctccttctccctgttACTCTGGGCCACCCTGAATGCCAGTGTGGTGATGGTGGGCTCTCTGATCGTTGCCTTCATAGAG cctgtggcagcTGGCAGTGGCATTCCCCAGATCAAATGTTACCTCAATGGCGTGAAGATTCCACACGTCGTCCGGCTCAAG ACCCTGGTCATCAAAGTCTGCGGGGTCATCCTCTCGGTGGTTGGTGGCCTGGCTGTTGGGAAG GAAGGACCCATGATTCACTCTGGATCTGTGATTGCTGCCGGGATCTCCCAGGGAAGATCCACATCCTTAAAGCGAGACTTCAAG ATCTTCGAGTACTTCCGCAGAGACACAGAAAAGAGGGATTTTGTGTCGGCTGGAGCTGCCGCCGGTGTCTCAGCTGCGTTCGGTGCCCCTGTGG GGGGTGTCCTGTTCAGCTTGGAGGAAGGGGCTTCCTTCTGGAACCAGTTCCTGACGTGGAGAATT TTCTTTGCCTCCATGATCTCCACCTTCACACTGAACTCTGTCCTGAGCGTTTACCATGGCAATGCCTGGGATCTCTCCAGCCCTGGGCTTATCAACTTTGGCAGATTTGATAGTGAG AAAATGGGCTACACAATCCAGGAAATTCCTATCTTCATCTTTATGGGAGTGGTTG GTGGGATCCTCGGAGCCCTGTTCAATGCCCTCAATTACTGGTTGACCATGTTCCGTATCCG GTACATCCATCGGCCCTGCCTCCAGGTGGTTGAGGCCatgctggtggcagcagtgacGGCGACGGTGGGATTTGTCATGATTTACTGCTCAAGAGATTGCCAGCCCATCCAGGGGAGCTCCGTGGCATATCCCCTGCAG cttttctgtgcTGATGGAGAGTATAACTCCATGGCCACTGCCTTCTTCAACACACCCGAGAAGAGCGTCGTCAACCTCTTCCATGACCCTCCAG GTTCCTACAACCCCATGACACTGGGCATGTTCACACTGATGTATTTCTTCCTGGCCTGCTGGACCTATGGCCTGACAGTGTCCGCAGGGGTCTTCATCCCCTCCCTGCTGAttggggctgcctgggggaggCTCTTTGGCATCTCTCTGTCCTACCTGACCAAGGGCTCG ATCTGGGCTGATCCTGGGAAGTACGCCCTGatgggagctgctgcacagctgg GTGGGATAGTGCGGATGACGCTGAGTCTCACAGTCATCATGATGGAGGCAACAGGCAACGTCACCTATGGCTTCCCCATCATGCTGGTGCTGATGACAGCCAAGATTGTGGGAGACTACTTTGTGGAG GGACTGTATGACATGCACATCCAGCTGCAAAGTGTCCCCTTCCTGCACTGGGAAGCCCCAGTGACATCCCACTCTCTTACAGCCAG ggaggtgaTGAGCACTCCCGTCACCTGTCTGCGGAGGATCGAGCGTGTGGGCACGGTGGTGGACATCCTCAGTGACACCTCCTCCAATCACAACGGTTTCCCTGTGGTGGAGAGCAACCCTGACACCACGCAG GTTGCCGGGCTGCGGGGTCTGATCCTGCGTTCCCAGCTCATTGTCCTGCTGAAGCATAAG GTTTTTGTGGAAAGGGCCAACCTGAACCTGGTGCAGCGGCGGCTGAAGCTGAAGGATTTTCGGGATGCTTACCCCCGCTTCCCCCCTATCCAGTCTATTCACGTCTCCCAGGATGAGCGCGAGTGCATGATTGACCTCAGCGAGTTCATGAACCCCTCGCCCTACACCGTGCCCCAG GAGGCGTCTCTGCCACGGGTGTTCAAGCTCTTCCGAGCCCTGGGCCTGCGGCACTTGGTGGTTGTGGACAATCGCAACGAG GTGGTGGGAATGGTGACCCGCAAGGACCTCGCCAGGTACCGGCTGGGGAAggagggcctggaggagctttCGCTGGCACAGACGTGA
- the CLCN7 gene encoding H(+)/Cl(-) exchange transporter 7 isoform X3: MANVAKKVSWSGRDRDDDEDGRAGETTPLLNGTGPGAAGSGRQETEVPRQRPNEIPHNEKLLSLKYESLDYDNSENQLFLEEERRINHAAFRTVEIKRWVICAMIGILTGLVACFIDIVVENLAGLKYRVVKDNIDKFTAKGGLSFSLLLWATLNASVVMVGSLIVAFIEPVAAGSGIPQIKCYLNGVKIPHVVRLKTLVIKVCGVILSVVGGLAVGKEGPMIHSGSVIAAGISQGRSTSLKRDFKIFEYFRRDTEKRDFVSAGAAAGVSAAFGAPVGGVLFSLEEGASFWNQFLTWRIFFASMISTFTLNSVLSVYHGNAWDLSSPGLINFGRFDSEKMGYTIQEIPIFIFMGVVGGILGALFNALNYWLTMFRIRYIHRPCLQVVEAMLVAAVTATVGFVMIYCSRDCQPIQGSSVAYPLQLFCADGEYNSMATAFFNTPEKSVVNLFHDPPGSYNPMTLGMFTLMYFFLACWTYGLTVSAGVFIPSLLIGAAWGRLFGISLSYLTKGSIWADPGKYALMGAAAQLGGIVRMTLSLTVIMMEATGNVTYGFPIMLVLMTAKIVGDYFVEGLYDMHIQLQSVPFLHWEAPVTSHSLTAREVMSTPVTCLRRIERVGTVVDILSDTSSNHNGFPVVESNPDTTQVAGLRGLILRSQLIVLLKHKVFVERANLNLVQRRLKLKDFRDAYPRFPPIQSIHVSQDERECMIDLSEFMNPSPYTVPQEASLPRVFKLFRALGLRHLVVVDNRNEVVGMVTRKDLARYRLGKEGLEELSLAQT; this comes from the exons GAGACAGAGGTGCCTCGGCAGCGTCCCAACGAGATCCCCCACAATGAGAAGCTCCTGTCACTCAAGTACGAG AGCTTGGACTATGACAACAGTGAAAACCAGCTATtcctggaggaggagaggaggataAACCATGCG GCTTTCCGGACAGTGGAGATCAAGCGCTGGGTCATCTGCGCCATGATTGGCATCCTCACTGGCCTCGTCGCCTGCTTCATCGACATCGTGGTGGAGAACCTGGCTGGGCTCAAGTACCGTGTGGTGAAGGACA ACATCGACAAGTTCACAGCCAAAGGGGgcctctccttctccctgttACTCTGGGCCACCCTGAATGCCAGTGTGGTGATGGTGGGCTCTCTGATCGTTGCCTTCATAGAG cctgtggcagcTGGCAGTGGCATTCCCCAGATCAAATGTTACCTCAATGGCGTGAAGATTCCACACGTCGTCCGGCTCAAG ACCCTGGTCATCAAAGTCTGCGGGGTCATCCTCTCGGTGGTTGGTGGCCTGGCTGTTGGGAAG GAAGGACCCATGATTCACTCTGGATCTGTGATTGCTGCCGGGATCTCCCAGGGAAGATCCACATCCTTAAAGCGAGACTTCAAG ATCTTCGAGTACTTCCGCAGAGACACAGAAAAGAGGGATTTTGTGTCGGCTGGAGCTGCCGCCGGTGTCTCAGCTGCGTTCGGTGCCCCTGTGG GGGGTGTCCTGTTCAGCTTGGAGGAAGGGGCTTCCTTCTGGAACCAGTTCCTGACGTGGAGAATT TTCTTTGCCTCCATGATCTCCACCTTCACACTGAACTCTGTCCTGAGCGTTTACCATGGCAATGCCTGGGATCTCTCCAGCCCTGGGCTTATCAACTTTGGCAGATTTGATAGTGAG AAAATGGGCTACACAATCCAGGAAATTCCTATCTTCATCTTTATGGGAGTGGTTG GTGGGATCCTCGGAGCCCTGTTCAATGCCCTCAATTACTGGTTGACCATGTTCCGTATCCG GTACATCCATCGGCCCTGCCTCCAGGTGGTTGAGGCCatgctggtggcagcagtgacGGCGACGGTGGGATTTGTCATGATTTACTGCTCAAGAGATTGCCAGCCCATCCAGGGGAGCTCCGTGGCATATCCCCTGCAG cttttctgtgcTGATGGAGAGTATAACTCCATGGCCACTGCCTTCTTCAACACACCCGAGAAGAGCGTCGTCAACCTCTTCCATGACCCTCCAG GTTCCTACAACCCCATGACACTGGGCATGTTCACACTGATGTATTTCTTCCTGGCCTGCTGGACCTATGGCCTGACAGTGTCCGCAGGGGTCTTCATCCCCTCCCTGCTGAttggggctgcctgggggaggCTCTTTGGCATCTCTCTGTCCTACCTGACCAAGGGCTCG ATCTGGGCTGATCCTGGGAAGTACGCCCTGatgggagctgctgcacagctgg GTGGGATAGTGCGGATGACGCTGAGTCTCACAGTCATCATGATGGAGGCAACAGGCAACGTCACCTATGGCTTCCCCATCATGCTGGTGCTGATGACAGCCAAGATTGTGGGAGACTACTTTGTGGAG GGACTGTATGACATGCACATCCAGCTGCAAAGTGTCCCCTTCCTGCACTGGGAAGCCCCAGTGACATCCCACTCTCTTACAGCCAG ggaggtgaTGAGCACTCCCGTCACCTGTCTGCGGAGGATCGAGCGTGTGGGCACGGTGGTGGACATCCTCAGTGACACCTCCTCCAATCACAACGGTTTCCCTGTGGTGGAGAGCAACCCTGACACCACGCAG GTTGCCGGGCTGCGGGGTCTGATCCTGCGTTCCCAGCTCATTGTCCTGCTGAAGCATAAG GTTTTTGTGGAAAGGGCCAACCTGAACCTGGTGCAGCGGCGGCTGAAGCTGAAGGATTTTCGGGATGCTTACCCCCGCTTCCCCCCTATCCAGTCTATTCACGTCTCCCAGGATGAGCGCGAGTGCATGATTGACCTCAGCGAGTTCATGAACCCCTCGCCCTACACCGTGCCCCAG GAGGCGTCTCTGCCACGGGTGTTCAAGCTCTTCCGAGCCCTGGGCCTGCGGCACTTGGTGGTTGTGGACAATCGCAACGAG GTGGTGGGAATGGTGACCCGCAAGGACCTCGCCAGGTACCGGCTGGGGAAggagggcctggaggagctttCGCTGGCACAGACGTGA